In Humulus lupulus chromosome 6, drHumLupu1.1, whole genome shotgun sequence, a single genomic region encodes these proteins:
- the LOC133784647 gene encoding uncharacterized protein LOC133784647, with translation MKNEELAAMIHALELSFQKHSEEQFARFNAKLDEQVTRLDDRVNQLQTPLGTSHGGKASIVHDLHSPTGQNSEGVSENREMNHILKSMRVKVPRFEGNNVEDWVYKINKFFDLHGVPPGTRLSLIAFHLEGPPSTWFQWMEKGGGFADWDSFLRALRLRFGVSIYEDPLGRIAKLTQTGRVSEFRAEFEDLMTRISGVSEQFFLNFFVWGLKNEIRRELLLAKPVDLADAMAKAQLFEDRHGDLLGRVRSEGTRAGWSPQFTNSSSPVHGTVGSIVSAPNTNVTVAAKFHKPSPLALPVKRLSPTEIKEKRDKGLCFTCDEKYSFGHKCKNRVLILCTQGDEEEEEATAQTEQGDTYDVEEGLTEEVSLNSLSNSTNPRIFRIIAQHGTEPLEVLIDMGSNNNFIQEALAARLGLACEDTKRFKVYMGNGNSLWCSQLCKEVELILQGHKFSVDLYVLPIWGLDVVLGMQWLQTLGPCIHDHRALTMEFKWQGNVVKLAGSSTTENHQLSSAQLRTMCREGDIKDVFMLATVSQTEAAAYAEVADLEKQLPLEGQGVLFEFQDVFAEPTQLPPHRLTDHRIFLQPGSKPVNVRPYRYPYFQKDIIEQLVREMEHYGFVQPSNNPYSSPVLLVKKKDGSWRFCIDYRALNDITIKDRFSIPTIDELLDELGGATVFSKLDLWAGYHQIRMDSHDIHKTAFRTHEGHYKFRVMPFGLTNAPSTFQATMNQVFKPLLLNCVIVFFDDILVYSKTGEDHRCHLCLVLQRLRDHQFYAKGSKCKFFQPAIDYLGHLVSAQGVQADPSKIAAMVEWPQPRTIKQLRGFLGLTGYYRRFVAHYATIAAPLTELLKKDNFVWTEQANVAFHQLKTAMTTIPVLILPDFSKLFVIEYDASNVGIGAILMQEGHPIAFFSKKLGPKFVGTSAYLRELRAIVEAVTKWRQYLLGRHFVIHTDHRSLKELLTQVIQTPKQQHFLRKLIGFSFSIDYKAGKTNSATDALSRRHEGVFSFFTAAISSACFDFLDELRRENTTCPELRHLHTQLAEGTLKESDYSVKDGLLYYRQRIRVSTNSHFKQQLIKEFHETPKGGHAGMERTFLRLSANFFWPGMKSEVRNFVQSCVICQTVKYSPAAPYGLLQPLELPERVWGGSSHGFHRGITEFVWGHKHLGSSRSLHQICSFWGITESLFSHQGRRSFLSYGDPFAWYAKVYCFG, from the coding sequence ATGAAGAACGAAGAACTCGCCGCCATGATTCACGCTTTGGAGCTCAGTTTCCAAAAGCATTCGGAGGAACAATTTGCCCGATTTAATGCTAAGTTGGATGAACAAGTCACACGACTGGATGACCGAGTAAACCAGCTACAAACACCATTGGGGACATCGCATGGAGGTAAAGCAAGTATAGTGCATGATCTGCATTCTCCAACTGGGCAGAATTCTGAAGGAGTCTCGGAGAACAGGGAAATGAACCACATCTTGAAGAGTATGAGAGTGAAAGTTCCTCGGTTCGAAGGGAACAATGTGGAAGATTGGGTGTACAAGATCAACAAGTTTTTTGACTTACACGGGGTTCCGCCAGGCACTCGGTTATCGTTGATTGCATTTCATCTTGAAGGACCTCCCTCTACCTGGTTTCAATGGATGGAAAAAGGGGGTGGGTTTGCGGACTGGGATTCGTTTCTGCGAGCCTTACGGTTACGTTTCGGAGTGTCCATTTATGAAGATCCGCTGGGGAGGATCGCGAAGTTAACTCAGACTGGGCGTGTTTCGGAATTCAGGGCCGAATTTGAAGATTTAATGACTCGGATTTCAGGTGTATCGGAGCAATTCTTCTTGAATTTTTTTGTATGGGGATTGAAGAATGAGATCAGAAGGGAGCTGTTGCTGGCCAAACCAGTAGACTTAGCCGATGCTATGGCCAAAGCTCAACTGTTCGAGGATAGGCACGGTGATTTACTGGGGAGGGTGAGAAGTGAGGGGACTCGCGCGGGGTGGTCTCCGCAGTTCACAAATTCGTCAAGCCCCGTCCATGGCACGGTTGGATCGATTGTTAGTGCACCCAACACCAATGTAACAGTAGCTGCCAAATTTCACAAACCCAGCCCCTTGGCTTTGCCAGTGAAACGTTTGTCTCCCACTGAGATCAAGGAAAAAAGAGATAAGGGACTGTGTTTCACCTGTGATGAGAAATACAGTTTTGGACATAAATGTAAAAATCGTGTTCTAATCCTTTGTACCCAGggagatgaggaagaagaagaagcgaCGGCACAAACTGAACAAGGAGACACTTATGATGTAGAGGAGGGGCTGACTGAGGAAGTGAGTTTGAATTCATTATCGAATTCCACCAATCCGAGGATATTCCGCATTATTGCCCAACATGGAACCGAGCCTCTGGAGGTTTTGATCGACATGGGCAGcaacaataattttattcaagAGGCATTAGCAGCTCGTTTGGGATTGGCTTGTGAGGATACCAAAAGGTTCAAAGTGTATATGGGAAATGGCAACTCTCTTTGGTGTTCCCAACTGTGTAAAGAAGTGGAGTTAATCTTACAAGGGCATAAGTTTTCAGTCGACTTATATGTCTTGCCGATATGGGGTCTGGATGTAGTTTTGGGGATGCAATGGCTTCAAACTTTGGGACCTTGCATACATGATCATCGAGCATTAACAATGGAATTTAAATGGCAGGGTAATGTGGTCAAACTAGCGGGCTCGTCAACTACAGAGAATCATCAATTATCTTCGGCACAATTACGAACTATGTGTAGAGAGGGGGACATAAAGGATGTTTTTATGTTGGCCACAGTTTCACAGACAGAGGCAGCAGCTTATGCAGAGGTTGCGGACTTAGAAAAACAGTTACCATTGGAAGGACAAGGCGTTCTTTTTGAGTTTCAAGATGTCTTCGCCGAGCCTACACAATTACCACCACACCGGCTGACCGATCACCGCATTTTCCTACAACCGGGGTCGAAACCAGTCAACGTAAGACCATATCGTTATCCTTACTTTCAAAAGGATATTATTGAGCAATTGGTGCGGGAGATGGAGCATTATGGGTTCGTTCAACCAAGTAATAATCCCTATTCATCACCGGTCTTATtagtgaagaaaaaggatgggtcgTGGCGTTTTTGTATTGATTATCGAGCATTGAACGACATTACCATTAAAGACCGATTTTCGATACCGACCATAGATGAGTTATTGGATGAGTTGGGAGGGGCGACAGTATTTTCTAAGCTGGATCTTTGGGCCGGGTATCACCAAATTCGAATGGATTCGCACGACATTCACAAGACAGCATTTCGCACTCACGAAGGCCACTACAAATTTCGAGTAATGCCATTTGGTCTCACTAATGCCCCTTCGACATTTCAGGCCACTATGAACCAGGTATTCAAGCCATTACTCCTCAACTGTGTTATTGTTTTCTTTGACGATATTTTAGTTTACAGCAAGACCGGAGAGGACCATCGCTGCCATTTGTGTCTTGTGTTACAAAGGCTGCGGGATCACCAATTTTATGCTAAAGGCAGCAAGTGCAAATTTTTTCAGCCAGCAATTGATTATTTGGGGCATTTAGTCTCGGCACAAGGGGTGCAGGCCGACCCTTCCAAGATCGCCGCAATGGTCGAATGGCCTCAGCCTCGTACTATTAAACAGTTACGGGGATTTCTGGGATTGACGGGATACTATCGGCGATTCGTGGCCCACTACGCTACCATAGCAGCTCCTCTTACAGAACTATTGAAGAAAGACAACTTTGTGTGGACAGAACAAGCCAACGTAGCCTTCCATCAGCTCAAAACAGCCATGACAACGATCCCAGTTCTTATTCTACCAGATTTTTCTAAGCTTTTTGTAATTGAGTATGATGCATCTAATGTGGGTATTGGGGCAATCCTCATGCAGGAAGGCCATCCTATTGCTTTTTTCAGCAAAAAACTCGGACCCAAATTTGTTGGTACGTCGGCATATTTAAGAGAGTTAAGGGCTATTGTGGAGGCCGTAACCAAATGGCGACAGTATTTGTTGGGACGTCACTTTGTTATTCACACGGACCATAGGAGCTTAAAAGAATTACTCACCCAAGTAATACAAACACCGAAACAGCAGCATTTTCTAAGAAAGCTTATTGGGTTCAGTTTTTCAATAGATTATAAGGCGGGAAAAACTAATTCAGCGACAGATGCACTATCTCGGCGACATGAGGGAGTGTTCTCCTTCTTTACCGCTGCTATTTCTTCTGCATGTTTTGATTTTCTGGACGAATTGCGACGTGAAAATACAACCTGCCCAGAACTTAGGCACCTCCACACCCAGTTAGCCGAAGGAACATTGAAAGAATCAGACTATTCGGTGAAGGATGGGTTACTTTATTACAGGCAGCGTATTAGAGTGAGCACCAATTCACATTTTAAGCAGCAACTTATTAAAGAGTTCCACGAGACCCCTAAGGGTGGACATGCGGGGATGGAACGCACGTTCCTACGGTTGAGCGCCAATTTCTTTTGGCCAGGTATGAAATCCGAAGTTCGAAATTTTGTGCAATCCTGTGTCATTTGTCAAACAGTCAAGTACTCACCCGCTGCCCCTTACGGTTTGCTACAACCATTGGAGCTTCCGGAACGCGTGTGGGGAGGATCTAGCCATGGATTTCATCGTGGGATTACCGAATTCGTTTGGGGTCACAAACATCTTGGTAGTAGTAGATCGCTTCACCAAATATGCTCATTTTGGGGCATTACCGAATCATTATTCAGCCACCAAGGTCGCCGATCTTTTCTCTCATATGGTGATCCGTTTGCATGGTATGCCAAGGTCTATTGTTTCGGATAG
- the LOC133784646 gene encoding glucan endo-1,3-beta-glucosidase 4-like, giving the protein MKDNIKCMDQVQSLNSESYNITTIIRVLENLEEHRRKKKSVYNIEFSGHLAEGAFVGVNIGTDVSSLPSDTDIVAILKAHQFTHVRLYNADAQLLKALAGSGIEVMVGFTNEEVLGIGESASTAAAWVNKNVAAYMPSTNITAIGVGSEVLIVIPNVAPVLVSAMNYLHKALVASNLNFQVKVSTPHSMDIIPKAFPPSTATFDPTWNSTLYQILQFLKNTNSYYMLNAYPYYGYTKGDGIFPIDYAIFRPLPSVKQIVDPNTLFHYNSMFDAMVDATYYAMEAANFSGIPVVVTEAGWPWLGGAKEPDANLDNAETFNNNLIRRVLNNSGPPSHPTLPINTYIYELCNEDKRPGPISEKNWGVLFTNGTSVYPLTLGASGQVTGNSSAVFCVAKSDADSDKLQDGLNWACRQGRANCSAIQSGRPCYFPNTLENHASYAYNDYYQRMQSAGGTCDFDGTAATTSVDPSYGNCIFSGSSNSSIHGRFVTPSAFSPEVAPGSWSSYLQISNFQSLMPAALLALVFL; this is encoded by the exons GTGCATTTGTGGGGGTAAACATTGGCACCGATGTTTCTAGTCTTCCATCAGATACAGATATTGTTGCAATTCTAAAAGCACATCAGTTTACACATGTAAGGCTTTACAATGCCGATGCTCAACTGCTGAAAGCTCTCGCAGGCAGTGGAATAGAAGTGATGGTAGGTTTCACGAAcgaggaagttcttgggattggAGAATCAGCATCAACAGCCGCAGCATGGGTTAATAAAAACGTTGCAGCTTACATGCCTTCAACTAATATAACTGCCATTGGCGTTGGCAGCGAAGTTCTTATTGTGATTCCTAATGTTGCTCCAGTTTTGGTTTCTGCTATGAATTACCTTCACAAAGCTCTAGTTGCTTCTAACCTAAATTTTCAGGTCAAAGTCTCGACTCCACATTCCATGGACATCATTCCCAAGGCTTTTCCTCCTTCCACTGCCACCTTTGACCCTACATGGAACTCTACTCTTTACCAAATCCTTCAGTTTTTGAAAAACACAAATTCCTATTACATGTTAAACGCGTATCCGTATTATGGATACACGAAAGGGGATGGCATTTTCCCAATTGATTATGCTATTTTTCGGCCACTTCCCTCGGTCAAGCAGATTGTTGATCCAAACACTCTTTTTCACTATAATAGCATGTTTGATGCGATGGTGGATGCTACCTATTACGCCATGGAGGCTGCCAATTTTTCTGGGATCCCTGTTGTTGTCACTGAAGCTGGTTGGCCATGGCTCGGTGGAGCCAAGGAACCTGATGCTAATCTAGATAATGCTGAGACCTTCAATAACAATTTGATCCGGCGTGTTCTTAACAATTCAGGTCCTCCGAGCCACCCAACGTTGCCCATAAATACATACATTTATGAACTGTGTAATGAAGACAAGAGACCTGGACCTATTTCTGAAAAAAATTGGGGTGTGCTTTTTACAAATGGGACTTCTGTTTATCCTTTGACTTTGGGCGCTTCTGGTCAAGTTACTGGAAACAGTTCTGCTGTTTTCTGTGTGGCGAAATCTGATGCAGATTCTGATAAGTTGCAAGACGGTTTAAACTGGGCATGCAGACAAGGCCGAGCTAACTGCAGCGCCATACAATCTGGTCGGCCGTGTTATTTCCCTAATACTCTTGAAAATCATGCTTCGTATGCATATAACGATTACTATCAAAGAATGCAGAGTGCTGGCGGAACATGCGACTTTGATGGCACAGCTGCAACAACTAGCGTTgatccaa GTTATGGAAATTGTATATTTTCAGGAAG TTCTAATTCAAGTATCCATGGCAGATTCGTAACTCCCTCGGCTTTTTCGCCTGAGGTTGCACCGGGATCGTGGAGCTCGTACCTTCAAATATCCAACTTTCAGAGTCTAATGCCGGCAGCATTGCTCGCTTTGGTTTTTCTTTGA